AATTATTCTGCTGTAAGCCTGGCATCTGTTGCGCCAACCCCATTTGCTGCCGTTGCGCATCTATCTGCCCCTGtggctgctgctgttgtagttgttgctgctgttgttgttgttgttgttgttgttgttgttgttgctgttgttgctgttgttgttgttgctgttgatttactagatattttttcatagcATTTTGTCTTGCATATACGTTGGGTTGGCCTAATGACTGAATCGAAACAGCGGCCAGCTGCAGCTGCAGTTTCCAAATCGGATTATTCAAAAGTGAGGGATCCTCTAAATGCGGGTGGTAAAGCGGATTCTTTGCATTCGGATCGACGTTTAcattcaaattcaagttCACATTTAAGTTACCTGAGTTTAGGTGGATTGCCCTATCAGGTCCAATGCTATGTGCATCCATGTTGCCACCAAGCGAGTTTCCATGGTTCAAGTGGTTTAATAATTGATGAGAATTGTTATCGCCACCTCCAATATTTGGATTTAGAAGACCCGGGGGCGCCATGGCAGCTGCGCCGCCCGCACCCCCATCAACTACACCGCCCTGGTTGGGCCTCATCATAGGATTGTTATGCAATTGCTGGTGAAGCCCAAGAGGCGTGTCTGCTCGCATATTGGGCATCATATTGGGCTGATGCTGCGGCCCGAGGCTCGGATAGCCTAACAACGATGGATTGTTCATATGAATCAATCGTTAACACTCTATAGATTACTTTTTTCTGCGTCACCTATGGCCTATTTCTACCCGCTAAATCTGCTGAGCTTTCAATTCGTGTTTCTGAatattttcctttattcttttattcCTATTCTCACACACTTGCTATTTGTCCGGAACAGTTTCAACCAGATTAAAtaaacaaaacaaaaaagcaaattcagaaaaagaaacccCCGTAATTTTCCCAATTTCCTGTTGATGAGTATAGCCTTTAAAATCCTTGTTCTCTGATTCTCAATTCCGCCAACTCTTCACGActattcttcaaattctctctttcttcctcctctttCCTATTTTGAGATGTCTGTCTGAATGAAGTTGTTTGCCAGCCCTTTGAgaaattcatcatcatcatccaCGAAACAATGTTTTTTCACAGGGTAACGAAGTTTGAACTGTAACGTAAGCGATGACTACTTAAGATGTTGATTTCTCATACTGATAAGACACTATATAAACAGGCTTGAATGGTTTACCATGTCGGCGACGTCGACATGGTCATGCGATAGATGCGGAAGCACGGGCGCAGTTCAGTAAGACTGTCGTTTAtttgcatcatttgaaCTGTTCAAGAACTTTTCTCAATCGGGCAAACTTCAGAGTGTTGTCCGGGTACTCCTGGTATGTCGTCAGTGTGAGCTTGATTGTGAAAAATGTATATAAAAGAGAGAACAGATGTGAACTTGATGATGTCGAAAAGTTTGCACTTACGAAGAAGGCCAAGGCAGTGCAATGCAAGCTGGCGAAGATTGTATTTGAAGAGGCACTTCAAATCAGTATTCGTGTCTGTTGTTAAACTGTTAATTGTGGAATGTTTGCGGCTCTTTTTTGGAGCTTCATCAGAAGCGGTAGAGCATTACTAGACTAGTAAAAACACAATTGCTCTTTCGCGATACTACCATTCCCAGATAAATAATCAAGGAGTCTTTACATATTTCCCATACGAAACTTCATTTGTGGATCCATCCATGTCTGTCGAAATGCTAGCGCATTATGAATGTGGGAAAGGTACTTCTTAACATCTATTCGTCTTGAGCAATCCACGTAGTGGCGCAACCGCCAAACAGGTGGATGTTCTCTGCATTCACATTTTTGGCCCAAGAGAAGATCTCGTTCAAGGGGGTTCCGGAATTTGAAGAGTCgctgtttttgaattttccaCAGTTTCCGTGTTCGCCCCATCCCCAGCAGGCCACTACTGTGCGATCAGCATTGTCGGTCCGATAGCCAATGATGCCGTGTTCGCTTCCTGTGGTGAAAGCTTTAATGTCTAGGGGTAGTTCTAGTTCTTTCTCATCGAAAAGCTGGCCATGACTATTATTTCCGAATGAGTATATTCCTTTTGGTGTGTCTTGAGTTGAATTCTTTGTTACTAAAATATGTACAGATGTCCACATGCATCTCACTAGTAAATTCTCAATTGGCGCCCATTTTTCAGCCTTGAATGCAGCGGGAAGACAACCAGTAGCCTTGACAATTCGTCCTCTCACATCAACATAtattaaaaaatctttCCCCATGGCCACATAATCAATCACCACATCCTCACTCTCGTAAGTCAGCTCAGGCCTGCTGATAATTCGGCATTTGGGTTCGAATAACTGGCATTTAGTGTTGCTCCCCCAGCCGTAAACTTTTGACCCAGAGAGATATGGTTGAACAACTACACAATTGTGCAATGTGGCGAAGATTTTAGATTTGTTACTGACAGTCATCACTCTTTTCCATTCTTTAGATTCACGTTGTTCGTTTCCTAACCCTAATTCGCCCTTAAGGCCACTTCCCCTTGTTAGAActtcgtcatcttcgtTTATAACCGCTGTAAAATCCCATCCACATGCcacatctttgaaaatgtcGTTTTGAATAGATTTCCATTCTTTCCAATGAGTACAACCAGCGTTCGGTGATAGTTGATCCCTAGAATTGTCGCCACAACCGTATAAGCTCCCATCTTCCAGCAGCAACATAGTATGGTTTCCGCCACATGCAATCCTCTTTACGTTGCCTCGCGAAGCATCAAAGGACAAATGAGGCTCTACAATGTCTTTACAATGACCTATGCCTAAGCTGATAGTTGCCGTTGGATCCTAGTGCATATATCTTTGTCATGGAACAATCTTTTACGGAATTTCCTCATTTCATGGAGTAGATGACTCTGTAAGATTTGTCTTTTGCTTATAGATAGAGCCTTTTCGTGTTTGTTAGAGGCATGCCGCGTCAAAGTTAACAGGgtttaaaatttttttcaaaactattgaatgaaatcaaTCAAAACTGAGTAGTTGATAAGTAAATAATCAGTTCCTGCTAGGCCTATTCATCTACGATTGTCAAGTAGGTGACGAGGAAATTGTAGCATGAGCGACTACAATGATAACGATGTACAAGTTCCCGAGTCATCCTCTCCAGGTCCGGTAAAGAACTTATCCTCATCACCTTTGAAGTATTCGGAACAGGACGGGAATTCAACATCTACTTCTTTGTTGCGGGACAAATTCAGTTTCAGTCCCGGATCAGCTTCTTTAAAAGCAAGTAACGCACCTGATCTCACTCCTAATAGTGGTGCGAAAGGCAACCCCGATATGCAGCTTTCGATCTTGGCTGATGAATTCCCTGATTTTTCGCCAACCCTTGTGCAGGCTGTCTTCAAAtctaattctttcaacCTCAAGCTGGCGAGAGAAAGACTAGAAAGGATACGAGATCAGAGAAAGTCGTGGTCGGCTGGTGGAAAAGGTACAAATAACAAGAGACCAGGTACTCCTCAGTCTGCCCCTACAAATCGACTAGGATCTATTCCAAACTCAACCAGTAGACTTTCCTCCATAAATGCAGAGacttcttccaaaattgtTGTAGAGAAGCAAAGGACGTCGATTTTTGATCGTTACTCAAATGTCATGAATCAAAGAACCCGCCCTTCAATGACTGAATCATTGGTGATAGACGAAGAGTCTCTGGCAAAACTTGGAATTGCGTCACAGAATAACACTAGAGGaccaagaaagagaagactTGTCAGAGCCAACGACATGGATAGTAAGAGACAGGCTACTCATCTTGATAAGGCCAAACAAAACCTAATGAAcatgaagatgaaaaaacgGGCAGGTATCtcggatgaagatgaaagtgATGAGGCAGCTATGAGTGGGGCCGAAGATCTTAGTGGAGAAGAGTATGAAGAGAGGACGCCCGATATCAACATCGACGATCAGGTCctggaatttttgaatacGGCCGGGACCAGTGATATCGCTGATTTAGGTGAAGCTAATTTAGAAAAAGCTGAGGCAGTTATCTCTCATAGGCCATACAACAGTCTTTACGCATTTTCACAAACTGATTTCACCACTGAAAAGGAACAAGAATCTCAAAAGCAATCTCAACAGAGGAAAAATAGAAGAGGAGCTTCTCAAAAGAAGGAAAGTGAACGTCTGCTAGAGAAGATCAATCAAAGTATCAAAGGTTATAATGCGATTGATTCTTTGATAGGCAGATGTTCATCTTACGGTAAGCTTATCGCTTCCCAAATGAAACGGTGGGGTGTTGATATGGAAAAAGCTGCCAATGGAGATTTAGATTTTATGGATGTTGATTCAGATGATAGTGATGTTGcagttgttgaagaatttgatgagTCAGAAGTCAGTGCCACTCCAACTCCAGTGCCAGATGTGACGGCATTGATGTCAACAAAACATCGCAAAAGAAAGGACAGCAATAGTGACTTTGAGGAAGACGATGATGTTGAAGTTGAGATTGACACAAGCGAAGATGAAGACTACGGACAGATAAAGCGTAAATCTACACCCGGTCGTAGAGGAAGACCAGCTACTAGGGGACaagtcaaatttttcaaagctaAACCGAAACTGCTATCGCCAACTTTACAACTTAAGGATTATCAGCAAACTGGTATAAATTGGTTGAATTTGCTTTATCATAATCATATGTCATGTATTCTTGCGGATGATATGGGCTTAGGAAAAACATGTCAAGTgattgcattttttgcctatttgaaacaaataaaTGAACCTGGTCCACATCTCGTTGTTGTTCCTTCTTCCACACTTGAAAATTGGTTAagagaatttcaaaagttttgcCCCAGCTTGAAGATCGAACCTTATTATGGGTCACAGCAGGATAGAGCAGGTTTACGCGAGATCTTAGAAAGAACGGCTGGTCAATATGATGTTATTGTGACCACATACAACCTCGCAGCCGGTAATAAGTATgacatttcatttttaagAAATTGCCAATTCAATGTGGTCGTGTATGATGAAGGTCATATGTTAAAGAATTCGATGTCAGAACGTTTCAACAAATTAATGCGAATCCAAGGTAATTTCCGTTTATTATTGACCGGTACACCATTAcaaaataatttgaaagagcTAATGTCACTTTTGGAATTTATTATGCCGAATTTATTTGAGTCTAAGAAAGATCACTTGGCAACAATTTTCAAGCAACGTGCGAGGACGACAGATGAAAACAAAGGTTTCAATCCCTTGCTAGCACAAGAAGCTATTAATAGAgcaaagatgatgatgaaaccTTTCATATTGAGAAGACGAAAAGATCAAGTGCTAAAACATTTACCCGCAAAACACAGAACCATTGAGTACTGTGAAATGGTTAAGAGTCAGCGTGATATATATAATGCAGAAATCAAATTAGTTATGGAgcataaaaaaatggttcAAGACGGGACTTTGCCGGATGATCCAAAGGAAAGGGCTAAAATACAAAAAACAAGTTCGAAAAATCTCATCATGGCCTTAAGGAAGGCATCGATTCATCCACTTTTGTTTAGGGCACTTTATGACGATAAAAAACTAGATAAAATGAGCGACGCCATCTTGGATGAACCAGACTATGCAGAAAATGGTAATAAACAGTACATCAAGGAAGATATGAGCTATATGACAGATTTTGAGTTGCACAAGCTTTGTTGCAGTTTCCCCAATACGTTATCAAAATAtcagttgaaaaacaaagaatgGATGGACTCAGGGAAAATCAGCAAACTATGCACCATTCTGGAAAAGATAATCGTGcagaaaaaggaaaaggtgttaattttttctcttttcactcAAGTGTTGGATATACTGGAGAAAGTCTTGTCTACGCTAAATTACAAGTTCCTCAGACTGGACGGATCCACCCAAGTCAACGATAGACAGTCATTAATAGATAAATTTTATGAAGATGAAAGCATTCCAATCTTCATTTTATCCACAAAAGCAGGTGGCTTTGGTATCAATCTTGTCTGTGCGAACAACGTGATCATTTTCGATCAAAGTTTTAACCCTCACGACGACAGGCAGGCTGCCGATAGATCTCATCGTGTTGGGCAGACAAAAGAAGTCACAATAACGACGCTGATTACCAAGGACTCTAtagaggaaaaaatattccaACTAGCGAAGAACAAGCTCGATCTCGACACCCATGTCAGTGAGGACGACCAGAAATCCCAAGAAATGCTTGATACGAAGATCAGCGGTATCCTGGAAGACATCATCTTTGATGAGAACAGCACTAAATagaaatatatatactGTATAAAAATGACACGTTCAAAGTGATTCTGCGTTCGAGGGTCCGGCGTTCTCCATTCTCCATGTCGCTTTTTTCCTAtgataaaaaggaaaaggaTGCAGAATCAAGGGATCTTGTACCACCCTGCGAATAACAAGCCACTTTGCAAAGACCCGCGAGTGCCACACAGGAGGACTTGTACTGGAACTGCACCAACAACCATTTTCTACGTACCATCCCTACGTTTAAGGCACTATAAATACCATTAGCCGCCGGGAAAGAGCTGAATTAAGACTGGAAAAGAAAGCCCAAGAGCAGACTCACAGGGCAGAAGCCATCTCTATTTGTTTCACGCATATTTCAGCACCGCTAGTCAAGATAACCTGTCCACGATCATACAGGTTTGGTACCATTGCGCAACCACACGGCCACCATCATAGTAGGGGGCGCGTATAGGTATAGGATAGCTTATTACCACACAGGGCGCTTACAGCGTTTTCCTCATCGAGATCGCCGGACACATTCCTCCGATCTGTGACCGTTCGGAGTGACTATCTGGGTTTTTTGGGACCATTGTCCGGATCCGGAAAAGCGGGCGGAGCGGATTTACATCGCGGCTGACGAATTCCGGCAAAGCCACAAGGAGGGGCGCGGACGTGCGgtgtattttttcaaaaaagcgCTTTGCACGGCGGTATCATAGGAAACGAGCTGCAGAGAGtggtatcatcatcaccacaGCGCCGTTTTAGCGTCAACATCCTGGTGGGTGTCTGAGAGGAATTGGGCAGGTAAGATAACGAGGTTATAGCCTGAGAAAAGAACGAGGGTGAAAAACAATTAGCTTACCAATTGGTGTGGAACTAGTGGGATATCAGGAATAGCAGGAACACCAGGAACACTTGCAAATAGCGTAGTGGGATAATCTGACGATTTTGGTCATGAGTTCCGGTGGTAAAGATGCGTTGAGCTTAGAAGAGCGATCTAAGAACGTCAATG
This Zygotorulaspora mrakii chromosome 5, complete sequence DNA region includes the following protein-coding sequences:
- the FUN30 gene encoding DNA-dependent ATPase FUN30 (similar to Saccharomyces cerevisiae FUN30 (YAL019W); ancestral locus Anc_7.80), translating into MSDYNDNDVQVPESSSPGPVKNLSSSPLKYSEQDGNSTSTSLLRDKFSFSPGSASLKASNAPDLTPNSGAKGNPDMQLSILADEFPDFSPTLVQAVFKSNSFNLKLARERLERIRDQRKSWSAGGKGTNNKRPGTPQSAPTNRLGSIPNSTSRLSSINAETSSKIVVEKQRTSIFDRYSNVMNQRTRPSMTESLVIDEESLAKLGIASQNNTRGPRKRRLVRANDMDSKRQATHLDKAKQNLMNMKMKKRAGISDEDESDEAAMSGAEDLSGEEYEERTPDINIDDQVLEFLNTAGTSDIADLGEANLEKAEAVISHRPYNSLYAFSQTDFTTEKEQESQKQSQQRKNRRGASQKKESERLLEKINQSIKGYNAIDSLIGRCSSYGKLIASQMKRWGVDMEKAANGDLDFMDVDSDDSDVAVVEEFDESEVSATPTPVPDVTALMSTKHRKRKDSNSDFEEDDDVEVEIDTSEDEDYGQIKRKSTPGRRGRPATRGQVKFFKAKPKLLSPTLQLKDYQQTGINWLNLLYHNHMSCILADDMGLGKTCQVIAFFAYLKQINEPGPHLVVVPSSTLENWLREFQKFCPSLKIEPYYGSQQDRAGLREILERTAGQYDVIVTTYNLAAGNKYDISFLRNCQFNVVVYDEGHMLKNSMSERFNKLMRIQGNFRLLLTGTPLQNNLKELMSLLEFIMPNLFESKKDHLATIFKQRARTTDENKGFNPLLAQEAINRAKMMMKPFILRRRKDQVLKHLPAKHRTIEYCEMVKSQRDIYNAEIKLVMEHKKMVQDGTLPDDPKERAKIQKTSSKNLIMALRKASIHPLLFRALYDDKKLDKMSDAILDEPDYAENGNKQYIKEDMSYMTDFELHKLCCSFPNTLSKYQLKNKEWMDSGKISKLCTILEKIIVQKKEKVLIFSLFTQVLDILEKVLSTLNYKFLRLDGSTQVNDRQSLIDKFYEDESIPIFILSTKAGGFGINLVCANNVIIFDQSFNPHDDRQAADRSHRVGQTKEVTITTLITKDSIEEKIFQLAKNKLDLDTHVSEDDQKSQEMLDTKISGILEDIIFDENSTK
- the ATS1 gene encoding Ats1p (probable ribosomal frameshifting) produces the protein MTKIYALGSNGNYQLGIGHCKDIVEPHLSFDASRGNVKRIACGGNHTMLLLEDGSLYGCGDNSRDQLSPNAGCTHWKEWKSIQNDIFKDVACGWDFTAVINEDDEVLTRGSGLKGELGLGNEQRESKEWKRVMTVSNKSKIFATLHNCVVVQPYLSGSKVYGWGSNTKCQLFEPKCRIISRPELTYESEDVVIDYVAMGKDFLIYVDVRGRIVKATGCLPAAFKAEKWAPIENLLVRCMWTSVHILVTKNSTQDTPKGIYSFGNNSHGQLFDEKELELPLDIKAFTTGSEHGIIGYRTDNADRTVVACWGWGEHGNCGKFKNSDSSNSGTPLNEIFSWAKNVNAENIHLFGGCATTWIAQDE